The following are encoded together in the Coffea arabica cultivar ET-39 chromosome 1c, Coffea Arabica ET-39 HiFi, whole genome shotgun sequence genome:
- the LOC113724506 gene encoding general transcription and DNA repair factor IIH subunit TFB2-like: MPQVKIVAKNFMDMVASLPAMKLDKLYQNAFICQAILRSMPPLAKRYVLQLLFIDAPVTGKMLEESVLADGLSKHKVAIDRLVQLRVLTEALDRKKEATYRMNPTFQINVQKLIVHGGVLPREPMPSTAGFRLPSLEELDAYAVQQWECFLLHLISSSEAEKATTNISSSMMKVFQRGLLSQKDDKEPPRLTEGGFQFLLMDTNAQLWYIIREYIGNSEERGLDSADLVSFLLELSFHATGEAYNINTLSDIQRAIIRDLADLGLVRLQQGRKESWFIPTKLATNLSISLSDTSSRKQGYVVVETNFRMYAYSSSKLHCEILRLFARVEYQLPNLIVGAITKESLYKAFQNGITAEQIISFLQQNAHPRVAERIPTVPENVTDQIRLWESDLNRVECIPAHFFEEFPSREVFEAACDHARECGGFLWENSKKMWLVVKAESFAYMKEFLRGKKQ, translated from the exons ATGCCGCAAGTGAAAATCGTCGCGAAGAATTTTATGGACATGGTGGCTTCATTGCCTGCAATGAAGCTTGACAAACTTTATCAGAATGCCTTTATTTGTCAAGCTATCCTTAG ATCAATGCCGCCATTGGCAAAGAGGTATGTTCTACAATTGCTGTTCATAGATGCGCCTGTGACTGGTAAAATGTTGGAAGAGTCTGTGCTTGCGGATGGGTTGTCAAAGCACAAAGTAGCTATTGATAGATTAGTTCAGCTGAGAGTATTGACTGAAGCTCTTGACCG GAAAAAAGAAGCTACTTACAGAATGAACCCTACATTTCAGATAAATGTTCAAAAGCTTATTGTGCATGG TGGAGTTTTGCCAAGAGAGCCTATGCCATCAACTGCTGGTTTCAGGCTGCCTAGCCTGGAGGAGTTGGATGCCTACGCAGTTCAGCAATGGGAG TGTTTTTTGCTGCATCTGATAAGCTCCAGTGAAGCTGAAAAGGCAACAACAAATATCAGCTCTTCCATGATGAAAGTTTTTCAACGTGGCCTTTTGAGTCAGAA AGATGACAAAGAACCTCCAAGATTGACTGAAGGTGGTTTTCAATTCTTG CTGATGGATACAAATGCACAATTGTGGTATATCATCAGGGAATATATCGGCAACTCTGAG GAGCGAGGCCTGGACTCAGCGGATCTTGTATCCTTTCTTCTGGAACTAAGCTTCCATGCTACTGGAGAG GCTTATAATATAAACACATTGAGTGATATACAGAGGGCTATAATTAGGGATCTTGCTGATTTGGGCCTTGTGAGGCTTCAGCAG GGAAGAAAGGAGAGTTGGTTTATCCCCACAAAGTTGGCTACAAATCTATCTATCAGCTTATCAGATACATCATCCAGGAAACAG GGGTATGTTGTTGTAGAGACAAATTTCAGGATGTATGCATATTCATCTTCCAAATTGCACTGTGAAATCTTACGTCTATTTGCAAG GGTTGAATACCAGCTTCCTAACTTGATTGTTGGAGCAATTACAAAAGAGAGTCTATATAAAGcttttcaaaatggtataaCTGCAGAACAA attatttcttttcttcaacAGAATGCACATCCTCGAGTTGCAGAGAGAATACCTACTGTGCCTGAGAATGTCACTGATCAG ATAAGGTTGTGGGAATCAGATTTGAATAGGGTGGAGTGTATACCTGCACATTTCTTTGAAGAGTTCCCCTCTAGG GAAGTGTTCGAGGCTGCATGCGATCATGCAAGAGAATGTGGTGGTTTCCTCTGggaaaattctaaaaaaatgtGGCTTGTAGTGAAAGCAGAAAGTTTTGCCTACATGAAGGAGTTTCTTCGTGGAAAGAAGCAATAG